From a region of the Zingiber officinale cultivar Zhangliang chromosome 4B, Zo_v1.1, whole genome shotgun sequence genome:
- the LOC121978713 gene encoding glycine-rich RNA-binding protein 3, mitochondrial-like yields MTFANRIGNLLKKSITSGSLLQATRETGQSKGFGFVTFTYSKEASASISGMDGKNVHGRMIRVNYATDQTGEFHGGGYGGSYGSGGYGGGGGAFGGGYGGAAFIE; encoded by the exons ATGACTTTTGCAAATAGAATTGGTAATCTCTTGAAGAAATCTATAACTTCCGGTTCATTATTGCAAGCAACAAG GGAAACTGGACAGTCCAAGGGGTTTGGCTTTGTGACATTTACTTATAGCAAAGAAGCCTCTGCTTCCATTAGTGGCATGGATGGAAAGAATGTTCATGGCCGGATGATTAGAGTTAATTATGCTACTGATCAAACGGGTGAATTTCATGGTGGTGGTTATGGAGGCAGCTATGGTAGTGGTGGCTATGGTGGCGGGGGTGGTGCTTTTGGAGGTGGCTATGGTGGTGCTGCTTTTATCGAATAA